The genomic segment GTGCCTCGTCACCTAGAATTAGTCCAGTTTGTGAATACATACAGCGCTATTTCATTTCAAAACTACATTGCCAGCAGGTTGGTGAAGCTGTGTGTGATTATTTATTTTCAATGCTACTTGTTCACTGGATTCACCCCGGAGGTTGGCAATTTCCCAATTTCCCAATTTCCAGCAACTTTTCCCAGATAATTCAAGCAAACAGAAAAATGACACTGCTTACGCACCCCGGAGATATCTCGGCACACTTTGAGACCGATAAATGACTTTTTGAAGCTTATCCGCTGTTGCAATGTGGGAAAGTGCTGCGGCtgatttatacacagcaagatcccgcaaatGGCAGTGTGATAAATGacccagattttattttttccTGTCGAACTGATGCTCGATAAATAATGGCCTcaggaccacccccccacccccccccccccagaggaggggaggggagggggggggaaggaaggagtAGCGGGGGTGGGCGTGTGgatgggtggcatggcggcacagtggttagcactgctgcctctcagcatcggggagctgggttcgattccgaccttggttGACTGTGCGGAGACTGTGGGTCCCCCTCacgtctgtgtggctttcctccaggtgctccggtttcctcccacagtccaaagatgtgcaggttaggtggattggccatgctaaattgccccttagtgtccaaagatgtgtaggttaggtggattagccatgctaaattgtcccttagtgtccaaagatgtgcagattaggtggattggccgtgctaaattgccccttattgttcaaagatgtgcagattaggtggattggccatggtaaattgtcccttagtgttcaaagatgtgcaggttagatggattggccatgctaaattgccccttagtatccaaagatatgcaggttaggtggattggccgtgctaaattgtcccttagtgtccaaagatgtgcaggttaggtaaattggccatgctaaattgccccttagtgtccaaagatatgcaggttaggtggattaaccatgctaaattgtcccttagtgtccaaagatgttcagtttatttattttatttattagtcacaagcaggcttacattaacagtgcaatgaagttactgggtgggcggcacggtggcacagtggttagcacttgctgcctcacagtgccagggacttgggttcgattcccagcttgggtcactgtctgtgtggagtctgcacgttctccccgtgtctgcgtgggtttcctcccacagtccgaaagacgtgctggttagggtgcattggccgtgctaaattctccctcagtgttacccgaactggcgcctgGAGTGTGGCCATTCTAAATATCCTCTTAGTGTTCAaacatgtgtaggtcagggggattaacgaGATAAATACATGAGGTGGCAGGTTAAGCCTGGCTATGAGTcgtcagacccaatgggccaaatggcctctttctgtgcactgtaggtgttctatgattccatgacatgattctatgatggtgGGCAGGGTTGCATCGTAAAGTTCATCGCTGGCTCACCCTGCTCTGCTCTGGCTCCACAGATGCGCTTCATGCTGCTATTTAGCCGTCAGGGGAAGCTGAGGTTGCAGAAATGGTACATCGCCATCTCGGAGAAGGAGAAGAAGAAGCTGGGGCGAGAGTTGATGCAAATCGTGCTGGGGCGCAAGCCCAAGATGTGCAGCTTCTTGGAGTGGAAGGACCTGAAGATAGTTTACAAAAGGTGCGTTCCAATAAAGCATTACAAAGTACTCCCAGAGGTATGGGGAGCTCTCCCCTTGACTCCCAACTGGCCCGCACTGTATCTCTGGTCCACAGTggctcagcactgctgtctcacagcgccagagacccgggttcgattcccggctcgggtcactggctgtgcggagtctgcacgttctccccgtgtctgcttgggtttcctccgggtgctccagtctcctcccacaatccaaagatgtgcgggttcggtggattggccgtgctaaattgccccttaatgtccaaagatgtgtaggttaggtggattggccatgctaaattgccccttagtgtccaaagatgtgcgggttaggttgattggccatgctaaattgccccttaatgtccaaagatgtgtaggttaggtggattggccatgctaaattgccccttagtgtccaaagatgtgcgggttaggtggattggccatgctaaattgccccttaatgtccaaagatgtgtaggttaggtggattggccatgctaaattgccccttagtgtccaaagatgtgcgggttaggtggattggccatgctaaattgccccttaatgtccaaagatgtgtaggttaggtggattggccatgctaagttgccccttagtgtccaaagatgtgcgggttaggttgattggccatgctaaattgccccttaatgtccaaagatgtgtaggttaggtggattggccatgctaaatagccccttagtgtccaaagatgtgcgggttaggttgattggccatgctaaattgccccttaatgtccaaagatgtaggttaggtggattggccatggtaagtacgTGAGGTTAGAAAGATAGAGCGGAGgggaggacctggatgggattgtcttcggagagttggtgcagatacgatgagccgaatggcctcttctgtacggtTTCTATTCTATGGCAATTCTGCATGGTCTTCCGGGCAGTTTATATCCCTCAACTGGCATTGCTTAAAAACTATCCGGTAAACATCACGTTGCTTTTGCGAGATCTTGCTGTTCGCAAATTGGTTGCCTTGTTGGCTGTAAATTGGCTGTAAATCGCTTTGGGATATCTCAAGCGGTGCTATAAAGATGCAGCTCCTTCTCTTCCTCGCCTCCTGGAGCCTTTTCCCTCCTTcgagggttgcgggggggggctggtgagGAAAGTCCACAGGCACGAGCCACTCCATATTATTTTGTCAAGATTGCCACTCCTTGAGTGTGAGATCTGACTCTGAGTGCAAAATACGACCAGCAAAAGTTTATTGTGAAACAGTTTGGGgccttgtattcattggagtttggaagaatgagaggtggcctTATTTAGACATATCGGACtctcggtggggggagggagggcttgacaggatagagacTGAGAAGTTGttacctcttgtgggagagtctgggacaagaggccatcatagaatcatagaatcctacagtgcagaaggaggccattcggcccatcgagtctgcaccgacctcaattcccacccaggtcctagccccataaccccatgcatttaccctacctagtctccctaatactaaggggcaatttagcgcggccaatccacctaatctgcacatctttcggatgtgggaggaaaccggagcacctggaggaaacccacgcagacacggggagcacatgcaaactccacacaggcagtaactcaagccaggaatcgaatccgggtccctggtgctgtgaggcagcagtgctaaccactgtgccacgatgccacccatcacctcagagtaagggggtcccCATTGAAGATGGAGCAGAGGacgaatttcttctctcggaggggggtgaatctgtggaattctttaccgcagagggttgtagaggctgggtcgttaaatatgttcaaggctgagatagatttttaaccagtaaagggaatcgagggttacgcggataaggcgggaaagtggagttgaggatgatcacaccagatcagtcacgatctcactgattggcggagcagactcgatgggctgaatggcctacttctgctccagtgTCTTACGGAATGATCTGTTTGGTTTTTCATCCTCATTACAGTTACAGAAATATACAGCAGgggaaaaacaggcccttcggcccaacttgtccatgctggtcaggtttcctaaactgaactagccccatttgcctgcgtttgggcccatacccctctaaacctttcccatccatgtacctgtccaaatgtcttttaaatcttgtcattgtacccgcctctaccacctcccctggcagctcattccatacccccaccaccctctgtgtgaaaatgttgcccctcgggtccctttatcctctcatcttaaacctacgccctctggttttggactctcccctaccctggggaaaagatctcggctattcaccttatgtctgcccctcatgattttacaagcctccataaggtcacccctcatcctcccagGGTcacgggaaaaaagtcccagcctatccggCCTCTGCTTATAATTTAGACCTTCCAGCCCCCAATAACATCCTTTTCTTTTTgccctctttccagtttaataacatccttcctacagcaggggtgaccagaattgtatgcagtgctccaaatgtgaccaatgtcttgtacagttgtaacagaatgtcccaactcctgtgctaCAGTCCCCTGACCGTTGAAGGTAAGTATGCCAGACCCCTTCCTCAccgccctgtccacctgtgatgccactgATGCCCTATCAATtgggcaaaagactacttgtgtgccaatacaactgggGCAGTTCTTGACCAGGTTGGCACAtgggtaacactgctgcctcacaactgtaTTGGCGCACATTGGCATACAacttattcataacagaatcaggagcacatcccaacaggtaaccgacccggactgaacaagggggaggagacagccacctttatactaggtgacaaggggaggagccgagccggcagggggatgtgtccaggcagaacaaacacacaacggtggtccaggccggacaaaggcacaactgaagtccaccacagccACTTTCGAGGAACTATGTACCAGCCGCCTCCCTAGGGTCTCTCAGTTCGACAACACTCCCCATTCTCAAACTGGTTGGCTCTTCAGGTCACTCGAGATTGATTTTGATTTCTCATTGGCAGTTTTCAGGCTGCTTTTCTCCCTTCTAATCGCCCCCGTTTCCGACCTTTTTGGATTTTTAGATAGTCTAGCAATCGCCTCTTCCTCCTGTAGTCTTGCTATAACGGTACAGGGCACttgtgagaccgcacctggagtactatgcatGGTCTTCATCTCCATGCTAAGAGAGGTTATGGCCTCGTGGTAtgatcgcttgactattaatccagaaactcaactaatgttctggggacccgggttcgaatcccgcctacggcagatggtggaatttgaattcaataaaaaaaaatctggaattaagaatctactgatgacaatgaaaccattgtcgattttcacagtaacttcattgcattgtaagcctacttgtgacactgataaataaactttgttggaaaaacccatctggttcactaatgtccttcagggaaggaaatctgccgtccttacccggcctggcctacatctaactccagagccacagcaatgtggttcactccccAACTGTCCTCTGAGGTggtcgagtgagacactcagttgtatcaacgcccaccaccaccttctcaagggcattctctcttccaccttcttctatcaggaaaaagatacaaaagtctgaggtcaccgtaccaaccgactcaagaacagcttcttccctgctgctgtcagacttttgaatggacctacctcgcattaagttgatctttctctacatcctagctgtgactgtaacactatattctgcactctctccgatgtactctatgaacggtatgctttgtctgtatagcacgcaagaaacaatacttttcactgtatcccaatacatgtgataataataaatcaaatcaaatcaaaaacagctaccctattatagaaaaagaattaaactagaaagagtgcagaaaatatttaccaggatgttactgagatttgatggtttgagttataaggagaggctggatagactgggacttttttccctggagtgtaggaggcttaattAGGGCTGaccttaaagaggtctataaaataataaggggcgtagatcagctagatagtcaatatcttttcccaaaggtaggggagtctaaaactagagggtgaaaggggagagatataaaagtgtccagaggggcaattttttcacacagagggtggtgagtgtctggaacgagctgccagaggtagtagtagaggcgggtacaatttggcttttaaaaagcgtttagacagttacatgggtacgatgggtatagagggatatgggccaaatgcgggcaattgggactagctttggggtttaaaaaactagggcggcatggacaagttgatttgcgtgattgactgggctacattcacgaccttttgtagttccttgcggtcttgggcagagcaggagcccataccaagctgtgatacaaccagaaaggatgctttctatggtgcacctgtaaaagttggtgagattcgtagcggacataccaaatttccatgGATGTGCGCGAGGACATGCATAGGGCTGAAGATAACTTTTGTAAATGATTTTGTTGCTGTTGGATACTGAAGGTTGCCCTTGACTTGCTCTGACAGGTACGCCAGTCTGTATTTCTGTTGTGCCATTGAGGACCAAGACAACGAACTCCTGACTCTGGAGCTGATCCATCGCTATGTGGAGCTGCTGGACAAATACTTTGGAAGTGTAAGTGATcactccgcgtgtctgcgtgggattcctccaggtgccccggttccctcccacactccaaaaatgtgcaggttggttaggtggattggccgtgctaaattgccccttagtgcccaaagatgtgcaggttaggtggattggccatgccaaattgccccttagtgcccaaagatgtgcaggttaggtggattggccatgccaaattgccccttagtgcccaaagatgtgcaggttaggtggattggccgtgctaaattgccccttagtgcccaaagatgtggaggttaagtggattggccatgctaaattgtcccttagtgcccaaagatgtgcaggttaggtggattggccatgccaaattgccccttagtgcccaaagatgtgcaggttaggtggattggccgagctaatttgccccttagtgcccaaagatgtggaggttaggtggattggccatgctaaattgtcccttagtgcccaaagatgtgcaggttaggtggattggccatgccaaattgccccttagtgcccaaagatgtgcaggttaggtggattggccatgctaaattgccccttagtgtccaaagatgtgcaggttaggtggattggccatgctaaattgccccttagtgtccaaagatgtgcaggttaggtggattggccatgataaattgccccttagtgtcagggggactagctcgggtaaatacatggggttgcggggatacagcctgggtgggattgttgttggtgcatgcaggcttgatgggccgaatggcatccttctgcactgtggggactcgATGAATTGCATAGCTACTGTTCAGAGAAACAAGTGACGGGTATTAATTGTCTTGGGAGTCCATCTCGGTTGGGGATAGCTGGGTTGTGTGGGAGGTGCAAGTTAAAATAAGCTCCCTCAACAAAGAAAAACTCTGTGGCTTGGTTTCTGCTTCAACAACATGGCTTGGACCCTGTTAACAGCAGCTGCCAATTTGAGAACAGGGAGGCGCAGGGTATGGGAGTgacactgggaattctgtgaaagAATTCTGAGAAATATGTCAACTGAACATCGATTTAAAGTCCAAGTACAGATCTTGGGACCACGTCGCGGAGTACCACAGCGGTCTATGCTTTGGAGCACGGGCTAATTTGGGGAGCTACTCTTGGGCTTGTGactaatttttgttttattcatttgtgagccatgggcgtcgctggctgggccaacatttattgcccattcctagttgcccttggagggcagttgagagtcaaccacattggctgtggctctggagtcacatgtaggccagaccggggtaaggacaacagatttccttccctaaagggaaccagatgggtttttccgacaatgggtcatcagtagattcttaattccagatttatttttattgaatcaaattccaccgcctgccgtggcggggattcgaacccgggtcccccaggacattagctgagtttctggattaatagtctcgcaataataccactgggtcatCGCCCTCcccagaaatctggaattaagaatctactgatgaccatgaaacccattgtcaatcgttggaaaaacccatctggttcactaatgtcccttagggaaggaaatctgccgtccttacccggtctggcctacatgtgactccagagccacagcaatctggttgactctcaactgccctcagccaATAAGTGCTGGCTAGCCATTGAACTTCAATTCaaataatctgaaataaaagtctaatgatgcccatgaaaccattgttgattatcatcgaaatccatctggttcactaatggccttcagggaaggaaatctgctgtccttacctggtctgacctacatgcgattccagagccacagtaatgtaccCAGACTCTGAAAAGGCTTAACAACCATCATGGTTgttaggcaactagggatgggcaacaaaagctagccttgtcagcgatgcccacatcccttgcaaCAATAAATTGGAAAGTAAGTCCCACTACCCTTTTCTGCAGTACTTTGATATTCAGGGCCATATCTAATCCCTCCTTTGAAAGGCACTATTTgtatgggatggcacagtggcacaatggttagcactgccacctcacagttccaggcctcggggtgatttactaggatgctaccgggacttgatggtttgagttataaggagaggttggatagactgggacttttttccctggagtgtaggaagcttaggggtgatcttatagaggtctataaaataatgaggggcatagatcagctagatagtcaacatcttttcccaaaggtaggggggtctaaaactagagggcgtaggtttaaggtgagaggggagagatacaaaagggtcgagaggggcagtttttttcacacagtggaaggatggtgagtgtct from the Mustelus asterias unplaced genomic scaffold, sMusAst1.hap1.1 HAP1_SCAFFOLD_1983, whole genome shotgun sequence genome contains:
- the LOC144489072 gene encoding AP-1 complex subunit sigma-1A, giving the protein MRFMLLFSRQGKLRLQKWYIAISEKEKKKLGRELMQIVLGRKPKMCSFLEWKDLKIVYKRYASLYFCCAIEDQDNELLTLELIHRYVELLDKYFGSVCELDIIFNFEKAYFILDEFIMGGEIQDTSKKNVLKAIEQADLMQEDDESPRSVLEEMGLA